The sequence ATGTTTCACCCCGGGAAAAGCACGGGTTTTTATTGGTATAAATATggtgataaattttttaagcTCAAATCGATCAGCTCatcataaattcaaaatagGTTTCGGTCCACAACTACAATTACAAATGTTCGGCTCAacgtataaaaaattatataaagaaaacataattatatacatataaattaattagaacacacacacaaacgcatatatatataatttgtcaatactacagtgaaacctctataaattaataatattgggactacaccaaaactataatttttttattaatttatagagatattaatttatcgatatactaattgaatcaaaaattcaatttgagactataaaattatattattttatagaaatttttagtgtatattaatttacagaatattaatttaaagaggttatactgtatatacttttagttttaattatataaactcACTCTGCGTAAGACACGCATGTCTTATCCCagttatatactattattgAATTTAGTTAGACGCATCAGAGAAAGCAATACATAGAGATCTGTATgtaacaagaaacaaaaacgcATGATGAAAGGAAAGAAATAActacttttttattaaaatacataGAGATCTGTCTgtaacaagaaacaaaaactatagcttttttttttttttttgacatcgaaagctccatatattattaaaaaaactccCTGAGGTTGGCCGACTGGGCCATCCAACTGGGAAGCTGAGAGTTTACATGGGAGAAAGTGAAACCGCGAGTTCGAGCTCCCTTTGCAAGGAGGTCGGCTCGGATGTTCAGTGAACGAGAGATAAAAGATATGGAGCAAAACGTAAACATAGAACGAATAAGATGGAACTCATCAAATTCAGCCAACAATGATGGCCATTTGtcttcgtcgtcttcttctATGAGATTGACAAGCTGTAGGCAGTCAGTCTCAAAAGTCATAGAACTATGGTCCAGTTGTAGAGAGGATTTCATAGCCCACAGCAGAGTTTGAAACTCGGCATGCAGGGGGGTTAAGACTCGGTTACTAGCGAATGAACCAAAAGTCGTCGTCCCATCCTCGGTTAACAGGACCATTCCTCCTCCAAAATATGTGTCGTCTTTATGCCAGGAGGCGTCAGTATAGCATACTGGGCCGGTTCTAGGAGGTGGAGTAGCCATTGCATGGCGAGTATCCCCGTCGATTTCCTCCGCGGGTTCGTCAATTATTTGAGCAAGGCGCCAGCTTTCGGCCTCAGCTCTAGCCAGTTGTGTCGTCTCCAGTGGGGTGATTTCTTTACCGTTGAAAGTTTTATCATTACGggctttccatatataccataacaCCCATGGGACGGCAGCTAGGATTGTTTCAGGGATTCCTCGGTCGCTTGCACGCCATAGAACATGGTCTAGATTGCTGTAAATTGAGGAGCTCGGGAAGGATCCCGGAGAGTATGGAATATCTGCGAGAGCCCAAGCTTGCACGGAAGGTGGACATTCAAAGAGCAGGTGGTTGATAGTTTCTTCATCTGATCCACATCTTGGGCAGCATCGGTCAGTGCCGCAGTGCCGATCAGAAAGTGCATTGCATACTGGTATGCAGTTGGATAAAGCCTGCCAGATGAAGTGCTTGATCTTCTTTGTGGTTTTGAGCGTCCACACCTTCGCTTGGAGCGCAGTGATGCTGGGTTTGAGTACTTTGTCCGGTTCTGGGTCATCCAGTGAATCCATGGCTAGCTGGTAGCCAGACTTTACGGAGTAGACTCCCGATTTGGTAAGGTTCCAGCAATAGCTTGGAGGGCGAGTAGAGCGAGTCGGCCTGAGGCTACGTATAAGGGGGATGTCACTCGGGATTACTAGCTCTCGAAGGCGTTCATGCTGCCAGTCTTTTGAGATCGGGTCCAACAGGTCTGCCACGCGGAGAGCGGGGTTAAAGGAAGGTCTGCGGGGGATGGCAGGACGAGCCGGTGTTGACGGGATCCAGGGGTCGGCCCAGACCAGGGTGGTGTCTCCGGTCCCTATCGACTTACGGATGCCTTTTTTGAGCAGGGTTTGAGCTGCCATAAGACTTCTCCAGACATAGGATGGTTTGCTTGCTTTGCTGACCTCGATCGGGTCCGAGAGACGATAATATCTGCCTTTTAGCTCTCGTGCCAGGAGAGAATTTGGGTATTGTACGAGTCTCCATAGTTGCTTCGCAAGTAGTGCgagattaaaatttttgaaatctcGAAATCCCAGGCCTCCCTTCTCCTTGGGAGTACAAATCTT is a genomic window of Brassica napus cultivar Da-Ae chromosome A2, Da-Ae, whole genome shotgun sequence containing:
- the LOC106412779 gene encoding uncharacterized protein LOC106412779, with the protein product MADRNGWHFTNNGKFTVKSGYQVERTYPDRDRLPLFIGPTVDVIKAFCWKIRCPPKIKHFLWQFVSGSVAVKKNLQARGMQGDISCARCGADEESINHVFFECPPAIQLMKDQKMGAETQDTIPQSITGRWCFTDGSWKEEDMFSGQGWFSTLPGFEGLMGATNICTPKEKGGLGFRDFKNFNLALLAKQLWRLVQYPNSLLARELKGRYYRLSDPIEVSKASKPSYVWRSLMAAQTLLKKGIRKSIGTGDTTLVWADPWIPSTPARPAIPRRPSFNPALRVADLLDPISKDWQHERLRELVIPSDIPLIRSLRPTRSTRPPSYCWNLTKSGVYSVKSGYQLAMDSLDDPEPDKVLKPSITALQAKVWTLKTTKKIKHFIWQALSNCIPVCNALSDRHCGTDRCCPRCGSDEETINHLLFECPPSVQAWALADIPYSPGSFPSSSIYSNLDHVLWRASDRGIPETILAAVPWVLWYIWKARNDKTFNGKEITPLETTQLARAEAESWRLAQIIDEPAEEIDGDTRHAMATPPPRTGPVCYTDASWHKDDTYFGGGMVLLTEDGTTTFGSFASNRVLTPLHAEFQTLLWAMKSSLQLDHSSMTFETDCLQLVNLIEEDDEDKWPSLLAEFDEFHLIRSMFTFCSISFISRSLNIRADLLAKGARTRGFTFSHVNSQLPSWMAQSANLREFF